The proteins below come from a single Nostoc sp. KVJ3 genomic window:
- a CDS encoding vanadium-dependent haloperoxidase: protein MQIDPNSHQGFEPDTQANSEIEKPKQPRVASKRFFSTHGSRRSFLGRAGLFSAASVVAGVLGSPLSSKKGGDIVQAQDVNRRYNRAFDYNRFVDKAYRVRVEAARVERSINIPPHPTNGDEERYPNKIGSDSRGLPHNGLGEVKLEAYNSLTKALTTQNPNDYENIILGGGRKLVNPQGPLAISLEGINAAQIAVPPPPALASAERAAEAVELYWQALLRDVPLSKLQNNTDNPKVLAAVEDLNKLSAFQGPKQNGRVTPQTLFRGSVNYVNLYSLGITTKYVIPPGVLDGPYISQFLLRTIPWGTQSVSPLIRTALSGNDFLLDFQEWLTIQNGGSSGKSIKYDPKNRYIVTVRDLGEYAHIGGPTYLGASLILGGINAPLNPGNPYVRSNTQIGSNATFAAGHFQALLNLASSRVIRASYWQKYYVHRILRPEAYGGLVYNNIVNKTKYPINSELLNSKALAQTFSTFGTYLLPQAYPEGSPTHSSYTGGAAANAGVNVTLLKAFFDENFIIPDPVVPDPNDPTKVISYSGPPLTVGGELNKLATNYAIGRGHGGIHWRSDGSAALALGEEVAISLLRDERLGYNEIFNGFTFTKFDGLKVTV from the coding sequence ATGCAAATAGATCCTAATTCTCATCAAGGCTTCGAGCCAGATACTCAGGCTAATAGCGAAATAGAGAAACCGAAGCAACCCCGTGTAGCTAGCAAACGTTTTTTTAGTACTCATGGCAGCAGACGCTCATTTCTCGGTCGCGCTGGTTTGTTTAGCGCTGCTAGCGTTGTTGCCGGAGTTTTAGGTTCACCTCTCTCCTCAAAAAAAGGAGGAGATATTGTACAAGCTCAAGATGTCAACAGACGGTATAACCGAGCCTTCGACTACAACAGGTTTGTTGATAAAGCCTATCGAGTCCGTGTTGAAGCAGCCAGAGTTGAACGGAGTATTAACATTCCGCCACATCCGACCAACGGCGATGAGGAGCGTTATCCTAACAAAATCGGCTCTGACAGTAGGGGACTACCGCATAATGGGCTTGGCGAAGTTAAGTTGGAAGCTTACAACTCTTTGACCAAAGCCCTGACAACGCAAAACCCCAATGATTATGAAAATATTATCTTGGGTGGCGGCAGAAAGCTGGTCAATCCTCAAGGCCCCCTCGCAATTAGCCTAGAAGGAATCAATGCAGCGCAGATAGCAGTACCACCACCACCTGCTCTAGCTAGTGCAGAACGCGCTGCTGAAGCAGTTGAACTCTACTGGCAAGCTTTACTTCGAGATGTACCTCTTTCCAAGCTCCAAAACAATACTGACAATCCAAAAGTCTTGGCAGCTGTAGAAGACCTCAACAAGCTTTCGGCCTTTCAAGGGCCAAAACAAAATGGGCGTGTCACCCCTCAGACTCTATTTCGTGGCAGTGTCAACTACGTCAATCTATACAGTTTAGGTATAACTACAAAATATGTTATTCCACCAGGGGTACTAGATGGGCCTTACATCTCACAATTTTTGTTGCGAACTATTCCTTGGGGAACTCAGTCCGTTTCACCACTGATTCGTACTGCTCTTTCTGGTAATGATTTTCTACTGGATTTCCAGGAATGGTTGACTATTCAGAATGGAGGTAGTTCTGGGAAGTCTATTAAATACGACCCTAAAAACCGTTACATAGTCACGGTTCGGGATTTAGGTGAGTATGCCCATATTGGCGGCCCTACATACCTGGGAGCCTCCTTGATTCTTGGTGGTATCAATGCACCTTTGAATCCGGGCAATCCCTACGTGAGATCGAATACTCAAATTGGTTCTAATGCAACCTTTGCAGCCGGACATTTCCAAGCCTTGCTTAACTTGGCTAGCTCGCGTGTGATTAGAGCCTCATACTGGCAGAAGTATTATGTACACCGCATTCTGCGCCCGGAAGCTTATGGTGGGCTAGTCTACAACAACATTGTCAATAAAACGAAGTATCCGATTAATTCTGAGCTTTTGAATTCCAAAGCTTTAGCTCAGACCTTTAGCACCTTCGGCACCTATTTACTACCCCAAGCATATCCAGAAGGATCGCCAACCCATTCCTCCTATACAGGCGGTGCGGCTGCTAATGCTGGCGTTAATGTTACACTATTGAAAGCATTTTTTGATGAAAACTTTATTATCCCCGATCCAGTAGTGCCTGACCCCAATGATCCCACAAAAGTAATTTCTTATAGTGGGCCACCACTGACTGTAGGTGGAGAATTGAATAAACTGGCGACGAACTATGCTATTGGTCGCGGTCATGGTGGTATCCATTGGCGTTCAGATGGTTCAGCTGCTTTGGCTTTGGGAGAAGAGGTTGCTATTAGCCTTCTCAGGGATGAGAGACTGGGTTACAACGAAATATTCAATGGGTTCACCTTCACAAAATTTGACGGTTTAAAAGTCACAGTTTAA